A part of Oryctolagus cuniculus chromosome 15, mOryCun1.1, whole genome shotgun sequence genomic DNA contains:
- the LOC100357777 gene encoding pulmonary surfactant-associated protein D: MLLLLLTPLFLLAQPRGCLEAEMRTYSQRTVSNACTLVMCGPVENGLPGRDGRDGREGPRGEKGDPGFPGAAGPAGMPGPAGPVGPKGDNGSAGEPGPKGDAGPPGPPGLPGVPGPAGREGALGKQGNLGPQGKPGPKGEAGPKGEVGAPGTQGSAGATGPPGLKGERGSPGERGAPGSTGSPGAAGPQGAPGARGPPGMKGDRGAPGDRGAKGESGLPDITTLRQQVEALQGRLQQLQATLSIYRKVLVFPNGQDVGEKIFKAAGFEKLFVDAQRVCVQAGGQLASPRNAAENDALQELVAAQNKAAFLSMTDTKTEGTFTYPTGEPLVYSNWAPGEPNNNGGAENCVEIFTNGKWNDKACGEERLVVCEF; this comes from the exons atgctgctcctcctcctgaccCCACTGTTCCTGCTTGCCCAGCCCCGGGGATGCCTGGAAGCAGAGATGAGGACCTACTCCCAGAGGACAGTGAGCAACGCCTGCACCCTGGTCATGTGTGGCCCAGTGGAGAATGGCCTTCCTGGTCGAGATGGGCGGGATGGCAGAGAGGGCCCCCGGGGCGAGAAGGGGGATCCAG GTTTCCCAGGAGCTGCAGGGCCAGCAGGCATGCCTGGGCCAGCTGGCCCAGTGGGGCCCAAAGGGGACAATGGCTCTGCTGGAGAACCTGGACCAAAGGGAGACGCTGGACCACCTG GACCTCCAGGACTTCCGGGAGTGCCTGGTCCAGCTGGAAGAGAGGGTGCCTTGGGGAAGCAGGGGAATCTAGGACCTCAAGGAAAACCAGGCCCAAAAGGAGAGGCTGGGCCCAAAG GGGAAGTTGGTGCCCCGGGCACACAGGGCTCTGCAGGAGCAACAGGCCCCCCGGGCTTGAAGGGGGAGAGAGGTTCCCCTGGTGAGCGTGGCGCCCCTGGAAGTACTG GGTCTCCTGGAGCTGCAGGTCCACAGGGAGCCCCAGGTGCCAGGGGTCCCCCAGGAATGAAGGGGGACAGAGGTGCTCCTGGAGACAGAGGAGCCAAAGGTGAAAGCGGACTTCCAG ACATCACTACTCTGAGACAGCAAGTGGAAGCCTTACAGGGACGGCTGCAGCAACTCCAGGCCACCCTCTCTATATATAGGAAAG TCCTTGTCTTCCCCAACGGCCAAGATGTTGGGGAGAAGATCTTCAAGGCAGCAGGCTTTGAAAAACTCTTCGTGGATGCACAGCGTGTGTGTGTTCAGGCCGGTGGCCAATTGGCCTCCCCACGCAACGCAGCTGAGAATGACGCCTTGCAAGAGCTGGTCGCAGCCCAGAACAAGGCTGCTTTCCTGAGCATGACTGACACCAAGACGGAGGGCACGTTCACCTACCCCACAGGGGAGCCCTTGGTCTACTCCAACTGGGCCCCGGGGGAACCCAACAACAACGGCGGTGCGGAGAACTGTGTGGAGATCTTCACCAACGGCAAGTGGAACGACAAGGCTTGTGGAGAGGAACGCCTTGTGGTTTGCGAGTTCTGA